The proteins below come from a single Miscanthus floridulus cultivar M001 chromosome 1, ASM1932011v1, whole genome shotgun sequence genomic window:
- the LOC136463696 gene encoding uncharacterized protein — translation MAAYYQEVCQLEDKFNGLELNHILRCLNKAANALAKAASSREMVPTGIFTSDQHKPLVCYEGSKQGGDGLSNLGPRTEQPSAPFGPEVMELEEDPTIEPDPLVDWRMLYLDYLLHDALPTDKMEA, via the coding sequence ATGGccgcatactaccaagaagtctgccagttggaggacaagttcaacggtctcgagctcaatcacatcctgaggtgccTTAATAAGGCAGCCAATGCACTTGCGAAAGCAGCATCTAGCCGAGAGATGGTGCCAACTGGCATCTTCACCAGTGACCAGCACAAGCCCTTAGTATGCTATGAGGGGTCGAAACAAGGTGGTGATGGTTTGTCCAATCTAGGCCCAAGGACTGAGCAACCATCGGCTCCATTCGgccccgaagtcatggagcttgaagaggacccaacgatagagcctgaccctctggtcgactggaggatgctctacctcgactacctcctccatgatgcACTACCGACAGACAAGATGGAGGCTTGA
- the LOC136463704 gene encoding uncharacterized protein translates to MAQIVFNHVGGKPPLFDGTSFDYWKQKMKMYLGSINDKVWDVVENEFVTIDPTNLTDNDKINKQCNTMALNTIYNGIDSKVFEQIKDLEKACEVWMKDDESIPEMFYRLQVIINDLKSLGEKMKDEDFSHKFLMCLPKRFKTLRTIIFRGGLKDVSPNEEDEDKKNIVGFKASTSSKNKSKGKAKKEESSDEECSNDDSDDEGLALFVRKFGKMKKKKGYGARKRRNHTKKGYVRLCYNCKSHDHVVVECPYNSDNEENEKKKKDKKEKKEKKEKKMTFKKKKKGGSYVVIWDSDASSDDDDSSDDDKKASKKKALASIAINNKPSLFDTPSCFMAKGSKVKYDESDDDSECESDSDDDNEFSNEQLMDMLEQANSIINKKGKKCKELQKKLSALEKSFDELNATHERLMEAHGKLGKAHTKLEKAHSLLLEQDKERLIIHHHHHFYLYY, encoded by the exons atggctcaaattgtgttcaaccatgttgggggTAAACCACCATTATTTGATGGCACATCATTTGACTATTGGAAACAGAAAATGAAGATgtaccttggttcaatcaatgacaaggtgtgggatgtggtaGAGAATGAGTTTGTGACCATTGACCCCACCAATCTCACCGACAATGATAAGATCAATAAGCAATGCAATACCATGGCACTCAACACTATATACAATGGCATTGATTCaaaagtgtttgagcaaatcaaagatcttgagaaggcaTGTGAAGTTTGG atgaaagatgatgagtccattccagagatgttctataggctacaagtcatcatcaatgatctcaagagtttgggtgagaagatgaaggatgaggacttctctcataagttcttgatgtGCTTGCCAAAAAGATTCAAGACATTGAGAACTATCATTTTTAGAGGTGGATTGAAGGATGTATCTCCAAATGAG gaagatgaagacaagaagaatatTGTAGGATTCAAGGCTAGCACCTCATCTAAGAACAAGAGCAAGGGCAAGGctaagaaagaagaatcaagtgatgaagaatgctctaatgatgatagtgatgatgaaggactagctctctttgtgcgcaagtttggcaagatgaagaagaagaagggctatggtgcaagaaagagaagaaatcacACTAAGAAGGGATATGTGAGActatgctacaattgcaagagtcatGATCATGTTGTAGTGGagtgtccctacaatagtgacaatgaagaaaatgagaaaaagaagaaggacaagaaggaaaagaaagagaagaaggagaagaagatgaccttcaagaagaagaagaagggtggctcCTATGTGGTGatatgggatagtgatgcttcttcggatgatgatgactcaagtgatgatgacaagaaggcatccaagaagaaggctcttgcaagcattgctatcaataatAAGCCTTCAttatttgacactccatcatgcttcatggccaagggctctaaggtaaaatatgatgagagtgatgatgatagtgaatgtgaaagtgatagtgatgatgacaatgaaTTCTCTAATGAACAACTAATGGACATGCTAGAACAAGCTAATTCAATTATTAACAAGAAAGGCaagaagtgcaaagaattgcaaaaGAAGCTTAGTGCTCTTGagaaatcctttgatgagctcaatgctactcatgagaggctaatggaagcccatgggaagcttggcaaagctcacaccaagcttgaaaaggctcactccttgcTTCTTGAACAAGATAAGGAAAGG ctcatcatccaccaccaccaccacttctacctctactactag